Proteins from a genomic interval of Zingiber officinale cultivar Zhangliang chromosome 2A, Zo_v1.1, whole genome shotgun sequence:
- the LOC122039981 gene encoding protein MIZU-KUSSEI 1-like, which translates to MRSILARSPHESSSSSFSFSRRHSYWQIQKLGGEEQQPEEEEEILCFDRRDGMETQRDFSFSFSRFRSAVFGQRSEPGLGRQVTGTLFGRLGGRMHFAVQGGPGARPALLVDLGASTAALVREMESGLVRIALECERPPPTPRRRLTEEPRWRAYCNGKKCGEAVRRECGREEWRVLGAVERVTMGAGVLPAADGEVMYMRARFERVVVSKDYEAYFVINPDNHRGPELTIYLLRNLINTNKIA; encoded by the coding sequence ATGAGGAGCATTCTGGCAAGAAGCCCCCACGagtcctcctcttcctccttctccttctccaggAGGCACAGCTACTGGCAGATCCAAAAGCTTGGAGGAGAAGAGCAACAgccggaggaggaggaagagatccTCTGTTTCGACCGCCGCGACGGGATGGAGACACAGAGAGACTTTAGTTTCTCTTTCTCGAGGTTCCGGTCGGCGGTGTTCGGCCAGCGCAGCGAGCCGGGCCTCGGCCGGCAGGTGACGGGGACGCTGTTCGGGCGCCTGGGCGGCCGCATGCATTTCGCGGTGCAGGGGGGCCCGGGCGCGCGGCCAGCGCTGCTGGTCGACCTGGGGGCGTCGACGGCGGCGCTGGTACGGGAGATGGAGTCGGGGCTTGTGAGGATCGCGCTGGAGTGCGAGCGGCCGCCGCCGACGCCGCGGAGGCGGCTGACGGAGGAGCCGCGGTGGCGGGCGTACTGCAACGGGAAGAAGTGCGGGGAGGCGGTGCGGAGGGAGTGCGGAAGGGAGGAGTGGCGGGTGCTGGGGGCGGTGGAGCGGGTGACGATGGGCGCCGGGGTGCTGCCGGCGGCCGACGGGGAGGTGATGTACATGAGGGCGAGGTTCGAGCGGGTGGTGGTGTCGAAGGACTACGAGGCCTACTTCGTCATCAATCCGGACAACCACCGAGGACCGGAGCTAACCATCTACTTGCTTAGGAACTTAATTAATACTAATAAGATTGCTTAG